The proteins below come from a single Gammaproteobacteria bacterium genomic window:
- the aroK gene encoding shikimate kinase AroK encodes MPRNLIFVGPMGAGKTTIGRMVAKQLKRQFYDSDREIERRTGASIPLIFELEQEQGFRLRERSVIQELSQMDRIVLATGGGAILDEQNRTALSQGGHVFYLKASINHLLNRTSRDSSRPLLQTDNPRQKLEELMQIREPLYCEVANSIITTDTCPVRKIVDRIIKIVKNQDL; translated from the coding sequence ATGCCGCGAAACCTTATTTTTGTTGGTCCCATGGGCGCAGGAAAAACCACCATCGGCCGCATGGTGGCCAAACAACTCAAACGCCAATTTTACGACAGCGACCGAGAGATTGAGCGCCGCACCGGAGCATCCATTCCTTTGATCTTTGAACTGGAACAGGAACAAGGCTTTCGCTTGCGGGAACGCAGTGTTATCCAAGAACTAAGCCAAATGGACCGCATTGTTTTAGCCACAGGTGGTGGTGCCATTCTGGATGAGCAAAACCGCACCGCTCTAAGCCAAGGGGGGCATGTGTTTTATCTCAAAGCCTCCATCAACCATTTGCTGAATCGGACCTCCCGAGACAGCTCCCGGCCCTTACTGCAAACAGATAACCCGCGGCAAAAACTGGAAGAACTAATGCAAATACGCGAACCTCTGTATTGTGAAGTAGCCAATTCAATTATTACCACGGATACCTGTCCTGTTAGGAAAATTGTGGATAGAATCATTAAAATTGTAAAAAACCAGGATTTGTGA
- the aroB gene encoding 3-dehydroquinate synthase, with protein sequence MKTLNVDLGDRSYPIYIGNDLLTQPELLNQHIPGEQVLLVSNETVAPLYLEQVKQGLSAHQTAEVILPDGEQYKTLDSINRIYDALLNRRFDRQCTLVALGGGVVGDITGFAAATYQRGVHFVQIPTTLLAQVDSSVGGKTGVNHPLGKNMIGAFYQPRCVIADTRTLNTLDDKQLSAGMAEVIKYGLIRDEAFFSWLENNMPALLQRDVHTLSEAIEYSCRCKAEVVAADEREAGQRALLNLGHTFGHAIESGMGYGKWLHGEAVATGMLMAADLSRRSGWLDQNDVSRIENLLIASRLPVHAPALSSERFMELMSIDKKVKQGKINLILMHKLGQAFVSNDYKPELLQQTLEQFPRKKVA encoded by the coding sequence ATGAAAACCCTGAATGTGGATCTGGGCGACAGAAGTTACCCCATTTATATCGGCAACGACTTGCTAACCCAACCGGAATTACTCAACCAGCATATACCCGGCGAGCAGGTGCTGCTGGTCAGCAACGAAACAGTGGCACCACTATACCTGGAACAAGTAAAACAAGGCCTGAGTGCGCACCAGACAGCGGAAGTGATTTTGCCGGATGGTGAACAATATAAGACTTTGGACAGCATCAATCGCATCTATGATGCGTTGTTAAACCGGCGTTTCGATCGCCAATGCACTTTGGTGGCCTTGGGCGGCGGTGTAGTGGGAGATATTACCGGTTTTGCAGCCGCCACCTACCAGCGCGGCGTCCATTTTGTGCAAATACCCACAACCCTGTTAGCGCAGGTGGATTCCTCCGTGGGCGGTAAAACCGGCGTTAACCACCCACTGGGCAAAAACATGATCGGTGCATTTTACCAACCCCGCTGTGTCATCGCCGACACCCGCACTCTGAACACGCTGGATGACAAACAGCTCAGTGCGGGCATGGCCGAGGTGATTAAATACGGACTGATTCGCGATGAAGCATTTTTTTCCTGGCTGGAAAATAACATGCCTGCCCTGTTGCAACGTGATGTTCACACTCTGTCGGAAGCCATAGAGTACTCCTGCCGCTGTAAAGCTGAAGTGGTTGCCGCTGACGAGCGTGAAGCCGGACAGCGAGCTCTACTGAATCTGGGCCACACCTTTGGTCACGCCATTGAATCGGGAATGGGCTATGGTAAATGGCTGCACGGCGAAGCGGTCGCCACTGGTATGCTCATGGCGGCAGACCTATCCCGGCGCAGTGGCTGGCTGGATCAGAACGACGTAAGCCGGATCGAGAACCTCCTCATCGCATCCAGACTTCCGGTCCACGCACCGGCGCTATCGAGTGAGCGTTTTATGGAATTGATGTCCATAGATAAAAAAGTCAAACAGGGAAAAATCAACCTGATACTGATGCATAAACTGGGACAGGCATTTGTTAGTAACGATTACAAACCTGAACTACTGCAACAAACCTTGGAGCAGTTTCCCCGGAAAAAGGTAGCATGA
- the pilO gene encoding type 4a pilus biogenesis protein PilO produces MNISDINDLDFNNIGMWPLPAKLGAIALLSIGILFAGYWFDTKEQVAELDRAIAEESTLKTTFEQKQAVAANLQAYKDQMKEMERSFGALLLKLPSKTEIDALLEDVTRVGVESGLTFTLFKPGSETPKEFYAEYPINLKVTGSYHQLGNFVSGVAALPRIVTIHDFSIVDGKVKGAAGNTSLAMAVTANTYRYLDKDEIKKAKKTKSKN; encoded by the coding sequence ATGAACATTTCTGACATCAATGATTTAGACTTTAACAATATTGGCATGTGGCCTTTGCCCGCCAAATTGGGCGCTATTGCCCTATTGAGCATCGGTATACTATTTGCCGGTTATTGGTTTGACACCAAAGAACAGGTTGCTGAACTGGACCGGGCGATTGCTGAGGAAAGCACCTTAAAAACCACCTTTGAACAAAAACAGGCTGTAGCTGCCAATCTTCAAGCCTACAAAGATCAAATGAAGGAGATGGAACGGTCCTTCGGCGCCTTGCTATTAAAGCTGCCCAGTAAAACCGAAATCGATGCTCTATTAGAAGATGTCACCCGCGTTGGCGTGGAAAGCGGTCTGACATTCACCCTATTTAAACCGGGCAGCGAAACACCCAAAGAATTTTATGCTGAATACCCTATTAACCTTAAGGTCACCGGATCTTACCATCAGCTTGGAAATTTTGTCAGCGGTGTTGCAGCTTTACCTCGAATCGTCACCATCCATGACTTTAGTATCGTGGACGGAAAAGTAAAAGGCGCTGCAGGTAATACCAGTCTGGCCATGGCGGTAACAGCCAATACCTATCGCTATCTGGACAAAGACGAAATTAAGAAAGCTAAAAAAACCAAATCTAAAAATTAG
- a CDS encoding PilT/PilU family type 4a pilus ATPase encodes MEMPEYLKLMVKYDASDLFFTTGAPVSAKIQGFLKPLEKASLPAGRVKELAYELMNDEQIAEFEESPEMNLAHSQTGVGRFRVNIFQQRNQTAMVIRNIKTEIPTAEQLQLPPILKKIIMQKRGLILFVGGTGSGKSTSLASLIDFRNANSTGHIITIEDPIEFIHHHKKSIVNQREVGVDTDSYEDALKNTLRQAPDVILIGEIRDRETMEHAISFAETGHLAISTLHANNANQALDRIINFFPEDRRNQLLMDLSLNLRAFISQRLIPTLDGKRCVAVEVLLGTPLVCDLVIKGQIHKIKEVMEKSVNIGMQTFDGALFELFKQGKISQDEALRNADSQNNLRLKISLSEGKSADDAGTSFSLSEDAEADNSMNFSLSPK; translated from the coding sequence ATGGAGATGCCCGAATATCTCAAGCTAATGGTCAAATATGACGCCTCGGACCTATTTTTTACCACCGGAGCCCCCGTCAGCGCGAAAATCCAAGGGTTTCTTAAGCCGCTGGAAAAAGCCAGCTTGCCGGCGGGCCGGGTCAAGGAACTGGCCTATGAGCTGATGAACGATGAACAGATTGCGGAATTCGAGGAATCTCCGGAAATGAATCTGGCGCATTCCCAGACCGGCGTAGGGCGATTTCGTGTCAATATATTCCAGCAGCGCAACCAGACCGCCATGGTTATACGTAACATCAAAACGGAAATCCCTACTGCGGAACAATTGCAACTCCCCCCTATTTTGAAAAAAATCATCATGCAAAAACGCGGTTTGATTTTATTTGTGGGGGGCACGGGTTCGGGTAAGTCCACATCCCTGGCATCGCTAATCGATTTTCGTAACGCCAACAGTACGGGACATATTATTACCATTGAAGATCCCATCGAATTTATTCACCATCACAAAAAATCCATCGTCAATCAACGCGAAGTCGGTGTGGACACAGATTCCTATGAAGATGCCTTGAAGAATACGTTGCGTCAGGCTCCCGACGTTATACTCATCGGTGAGATTCGTGACAGGGAAACTATGGAACACGCCATATCCTTTGCCGAAACCGGGCATTTGGCTATTTCCACACTGCATGCCAATAACGCCAACCAAGCTTTGGATCGAATCATTAACTTTTTCCCGGAAGACCGACGCAATCAATTACTTATGGACTTATCCCTGAATCTGCGCGCCTTTATATCACAACGCCTTATTCCCACCCTGGACGGCAAACGCTGCGTGGCTGTGGAAGTGCTGCTGGGAACACCGTTGGTATGTGATTTGGTAATTAAAGGTCAGATCCACAAAATCAAAGAAGTCATGGAAAAATCCGTCAACATCGGTATGCAAACCTTTGATGGAGCTCTATTCGAGTTGTTCAAACAAGGAAAAATCTCTCAGGACGAGGCTTTGAGAAATGCCGATTCGCAAAACAATCTACGTCTCAAAATCAGTCTTTCTGAAGGCAAATCTGCTGATGACGCAGGCACCAGCTTTTCTTTGAGCGAAGACGCGGAAGCGGATAACAGCATGAACTTCTCCCTGTCACCGAAGTAG
- a CDS encoding penicillin-binding protein 1A, producing MFAKVLNLRVMLFFSGGSVLLALLMLAGIYLIILPKLPDIESLKDVQLQVPLRVYSRDERLIAEFGEKKRSPMDIEDAPKTLINAVLAAEDDRFFEHPGVDYKGMLRAVYYLLRTGEKGQGGSTITMQVARNFFLSREKTYLRKLNEILLSFKIENELSKNEILELYINKIYLGNRSYGFGAAAQVYYGKSIYELNVAQTAMIAGLPKAPSRFNPVVNPKRALQRRNYILNRMQALGFLGYDEHQEALAYVDDSALHSLSEEVSAPYIAEMVRADMFQRYGDEAYTKGYRVFTSITARLQTRANDALRAALMQYDERHGYRGPEAKVEFTEASVEEDWRALLAPYRAANEMLPALVVEINAEHAVVYQPSYGRLQLNWDSVSWARPWLGDGLEPGVEPKFISDVLSLGDIIRIVHREDDSWHLAQIPNAEAALVSLSSRDGAVMALVGGFDFSKSNFNRVLQAERQPGSNLKPFTYSAALEKGYTAASVINDAPVVFEDAGLESTWRPENYSGKVFGPTRFREALVASRNLVSIRILRSIGISYAIEYLEKFGFNAEKLPRDLSLALGSAAITPMELVTGYASFANGGYKIEPYFIDRIENDEGEVVYRADPMVVCEECPETLEVQPIEPALTVVENEILESENTQPVVFKVSQEDGALEPQLDTVSQEKKIKPAPRIITPQNVYIMTSVMRDVIQRGTGIRAKSLERNDIAGKTGTTNDQRDAWFSGFSPDVVATAWVGFDTPKPLGDRETGGKAALPMWIHYMEEALKDLPDHPAKMPAGLVTVKVDKETGLLTGPGSDGIFEVFREEFVPTGTDDAGPAASGTTAGTVEEAPEIF from the coding sequence ATGTTTGCAAAAGTCTTGAATTTGCGTGTCATGCTTTTCTTTAGCGGTGGTTCGGTATTGTTGGCCCTGCTAATGCTAGCCGGTATTTATTTGATAATTCTGCCGAAATTGCCCGATATAGAAAGCTTAAAAGATGTACAGTTGCAAGTGCCGCTTCGAGTTTATAGTCGCGATGAGCGTTTGATTGCCGAGTTTGGTGAAAAAAAGCGCAGTCCCATGGATATTGAAGATGCGCCTAAAACATTGATCAATGCCGTATTGGCGGCAGAGGATGATCGGTTTTTTGAACATCCCGGCGTGGATTACAAAGGAATGTTACGCGCGGTGTATTATCTGTTGCGTACCGGTGAAAAAGGGCAGGGTGGCAGTACCATTACCATGCAGGTAGCGCGAAACTTTTTTCTGAGCCGAGAGAAAACCTATTTACGCAAGCTCAACGAAATTTTATTGTCTTTCAAAATTGAGAATGAGCTGTCCAAAAACGAAATCCTGGAACTCTACATCAACAAAATTTATTTGGGTAACCGCTCTTATGGTTTTGGTGCGGCGGCGCAGGTGTATTACGGGAAATCGATTTACGAATTGAACGTGGCGCAAACCGCTATGATTGCCGGTTTGCCCAAAGCCCCATCCCGATTTAATCCGGTAGTCAATCCCAAACGCGCTTTACAAAGACGTAACTATATTTTGAATCGTATGCAGGCGCTGGGTTTTCTCGGCTATGACGAACACCAGGAAGCGCTGGCTTATGTGGATGATTCCGCCCTGCATAGTCTAAGTGAAGAAGTGTCAGCGCCTTACATTGCAGAAATGGTGCGTGCGGATATGTTTCAACGCTATGGGGATGAAGCTTATACCAAGGGGTATCGCGTATTTACCAGTATTACAGCGCGCTTGCAAACGCGTGCCAATGACGCCTTGCGCGCAGCCTTAATGCAATACGACGAGCGTCACGGTTATCGTGGCCCGGAAGCAAAAGTGGAGTTTACCGAAGCCAGTGTGGAGGAAGATTGGCGCGCCTTGTTGGCTCCGTATCGAGCTGCAAATGAAATGTTGCCGGCTTTGGTGGTGGAGATTAATGCCGAGCACGCCGTGGTTTACCAACCCAGTTACGGTCGTTTGCAACTGAACTGGGACAGTGTTTCCTGGGCCCGTCCCTGGTTGGGAGACGGTTTGGAGCCGGGTGTGGAACCCAAGTTTATTAGTGATGTGTTGTCTTTGGGGGATATTATTCGCATTGTTCATCGAGAAGACGATAGCTGGCATTTGGCGCAAATACCCAATGCAGAAGCGGCACTGGTGTCTTTATCGTCAAGAGATGGAGCCGTGATGGCATTGGTAGGGGGATTTGATTTCTCCAAAAGTAATTTTAATCGGGTTTTGCAGGCGGAGCGTCAGCCCGGTTCCAATCTCAAGCCTTTCACGTATTCAGCGGCTTTGGAAAAAGGCTATACCGCCGCCAGCGTTATTAATGATGCACCGGTGGTCTTTGAGGATGCAGGGTTGGAGAGTACTTGGCGGCCTGAAAACTACAGTGGCAAGGTTTTTGGTCCTACCCGATTTCGAGAGGCGCTGGTAGCGTCCCGTAATCTGGTGTCCATCCGCATACTGCGTTCTATAGGTATTTCCTATGCTATTGAATATTTGGAGAAATTTGGTTTCAATGCGGAGAAATTGCCGCGTGATTTGTCGCTGGCCCTGGGCAGTGCCGCCATAACGCCCATGGAATTGGTTACGGGCTACGCTAGCTTCGCCAATGGCGGCTATAAAATTGAGCCCTACTTTATTGATCGTATAGAAAATGACGAAGGCGAAGTGGTGTATCGTGCTGATCCTATGGTTGTGTGTGAAGAATGTCCTGAAACTTTGGAGGTCCAGCCTATAGAGCCCGCCTTAACGGTCGTGGAGAACGAGATTTTAGAATCGGAAAACACTCAACCCGTGGTTTTTAAGGTCAGTCAGGAAGACGGAGCTCTGGAACCGCAACTGGATACCGTGTCTCAGGAGAAAAAAATAAAACCGGCTCCACGCATTATAACACCTCAAAATGTATACATTATGACCAGTGTGATGCGCGATGTAATTCAAAGGGGTACCGGTATTCGGGCGAAAAGCCTGGAGCGTAACGATATTGCCGGAAAGACAGGAACGACCAATGATCAACGCGATGCTTGGTTTTCCGGATTTAGTCCCGATGTGGTGGCTACGGCTTGGGTAGGTTTTGATACTCCTAAACCGCTGGGGGATAGAGAAACAGGTGGTAAGGCGGCGTTGCCTATGTGGATTCACTATATGGAAGAAGCACTAAAAGATTTGCCTGATCATCCGGCGAAAATGCCGGCCGGATTGGTTACCGTCAAAGTGGATAAGGAAACCGGACTGTTAACCGGTCCCGGTAGTGACGGTATTTTCGAAGTTTTTCGGGAAGAATTTGTACCCACAGGCACGGACGATGCGGGCCCGGCTGCATCAGGCACTACCGCGGGGACAGTAGAGGAAGCGCCTGAGATTTTTTAA
- a CDS encoding pilus assembly protein PilM, whose product MFQLFAPKKTALVGLDISSTTVKLLELSQSSNGYRVEAYAAEPLPPNSVVEKNITDVEAIGEAIQRAVKRSGTRTRTAAVAVAGSSVITKIITMPNLSDDEMASQIELEADQYIPYSLEEINMDFEVLGPNDKNPDTVDVLLAASRSENVDSRVAAVELGGLTAKVVDIEAYTVENSFHLLQSQIPSGLDDNTVAIIDVGATMTTLSVLHDGKIIYTRDQVFGGKQLTEEIQRRYGLSYEEAGMAKRQGGLPDNYVSEVLEPFKEAMAQQVSRSLQFFFSSSHHNSVNHIILAGGSASIPGVDELIEERVGSRTSIANPFSHMSLAPRVKAQALNNDAPALMIACGLALRSFD is encoded by the coding sequence ATCTTCCAATTATTTGCACCTAAAAAAACCGCTTTAGTCGGACTGGACATCAGTTCAACAACCGTAAAATTGTTGGAGTTGAGTCAGAGCAGCAACGGTTACAGAGTGGAGGCATACGCAGCAGAGCCATTGCCGCCCAATTCTGTGGTGGAGAAGAATATCACAGATGTGGAGGCGATAGGAGAGGCCATACAACGGGCCGTGAAACGCTCGGGCACCCGGACTCGCACAGCCGCAGTGGCCGTTGCCGGCTCATCTGTGATCACCAAAATCATTACCATGCCCAACTTGAGTGATGATGAAATGGCCAGCCAGATAGAGCTGGAAGCGGACCAGTACATTCCGTACTCCTTGGAAGAAATAAACATGGATTTTGAAGTACTGGGTCCCAACGACAAAAACCCGGATACCGTCGACGTGCTACTGGCAGCGTCCCGCAGTGAGAACGTCGACTCTCGCGTAGCAGCGGTTGAGCTAGGCGGACTCACCGCCAAAGTGGTGGATATTGAAGCCTATACTGTAGAAAACAGCTTTCACCTTTTACAATCCCAGATCCCCAGTGGTTTGGACGATAATACGGTCGCCATCATCGATGTGGGTGCTACGATGACCACATTGAGCGTACTCCATGATGGCAAGATCATATACACTCGCGACCAAGTATTTGGCGGCAAGCAACTCACAGAAGAAATTCAAAGACGCTACGGTTTATCCTATGAGGAAGCCGGCATGGCCAAACGCCAAGGGGGCTTACCCGACAATTATGTTTCCGAAGTTCTGGAGCCCTTTAAAGAAGCAATGGCTCAACAGGTCAGCCGTTCCTTGCAGTTCTTTTTCTCTTCCAGCCACCATAACTCTGTTAACCACATCATCCTGGCCGGCGGCAGTGCGTCCATACCCGGAGTTGATGAACTCATTGAAGAACGGGTCGGCTCTCGCACCTCCATCGCGAACCCTTTCAGCCACATGTCACTGGCTCCCAGAGTGAAAGCGCAGGCGCTTAATAACGACGCCCCGGCTCTCATGATTGCCTGTGGACTAGCCTTAAGGAGCTTTGACTAA
- a CDS encoding PilN domain-containing protein produces the protein MPHINLLPWREAQRAEKQRQFASMAAGGAMIAILGVVLIHLQYAGLIEGQKGRNEFLKTNIAEVDKQISEIKSLKADKKALLARMEVIQKLQTSRPEIVHIWEEVAKATPKGVHLTRTSRKNRSLALEGEADSHDSVSIFMRNLDASAWLTNPKLEIIQSVKGSSKFKLALEQATPETEADKAKTGNPGKKS, from the coding sequence ATGCCACATATTAATCTGCTACCCTGGCGCGAAGCCCAGCGCGCAGAAAAACAAAGGCAGTTCGCTTCAATGGCGGCAGGCGGTGCTATGATAGCGATTTTAGGGGTGGTGCTGATTCATTTGCAATACGCAGGATTAATCGAAGGCCAAAAAGGGCGAAATGAATTTCTGAAAACCAATATCGCTGAAGTTGACAAGCAAATCAGTGAAATCAAATCACTAAAAGCAGATAAAAAAGCATTGTTAGCTCGCATGGAAGTCATACAGAAATTACAAACAAGCCGACCGGAAATCGTACACATATGGGAAGAAGTCGCCAAAGCCACTCCAAAAGGAGTACACCTTACCCGAACATCCCGTAAGAATAGAAGTTTGGCCCTTGAAGGTGAAGCAGACTCCCACGACAGCGTTTCCATTTTTATGCGCAATCTGGACGCATCGGCCTGGTTAACCAATCCCAAGCTGGAGATTATCCAAAGCGTCAAAGGTTCCAGCAAATTCAAATTGGCTTTAGAACAGGCAACACCGGAAACAGAGGCGGATAAAGCCAAAACTGGCAACCCAGGGAAAAAGTCATGA
- a CDS encoding pilus assembly protein PilP: protein MKRMKRTLLSIGIAIGLTACGGEENSDLHTYIKEVKARKPGKIEPIPKPQQTPPYIYLEAELRDPYTPIIRIVARPDKPVQTPPPVPKHDRFPLEDYPLNSLKMVGSVEKNGIRWALIQTQDGTLVRTKKNEYMGQDNGKIVRITEAEVELQEIVDDGLGGWVKRQAIISVAE from the coding sequence ATGAAACGTATGAAACGAACTTTGTTGAGTATAGGTATTGCCATTGGCTTAACGGCTTGCGGAGGCGAGGAGAATTCTGACCTGCATACGTATATCAAAGAAGTTAAAGCCAGAAAGCCGGGAAAAATAGAACCTATCCCAAAACCGCAACAAACACCGCCCTATATTTACCTGGAAGCGGAACTGCGGGATCCATACACTCCGATTATTCGTATAGTGGCGAGACCGGATAAACCCGTGCAAACACCACCCCCGGTACCCAAGCATGATCGTTTTCCCTTGGAAGATTACCCGCTTAATTCTTTGAAAATGGTGGGCAGTGTTGAGAAAAACGGTATCCGCTGGGCCTTAATACAAACCCAGGACGGCACCCTGGTTCGCACCAAGAAAAACGAATATATGGGACAAGACAACGGTAAAATTGTTCGAATTACTGAAGCCGAGGTGGAACTGCAGGAAATTGTGGATGATGGGCTGGGTGGCTGGGTTAAACGCCAAGCAATAATATCGGTTGCGGAGTAA
- a CDS encoding type IV pilus secretin PilQ: MVLNSSQSKLIAALAIFLFGFSNLALAANSQLTNISFRSITGDKVQVKISFSGQAVEPGSFTINNPARIALDFPNTSSGLGWKNKNIGIGFAKSITAVQAGNRTRVILNLVQLVPFETSIDGRNVIITLAGSRAASSIPNAAKSQASTVVPGDDAVFLIKNIDFRRGSKGEGRVVVTLSDSNIPASTGETGRQIFVDFGNATVAQELQQRLDVTDFATPVAFIDTTRSGNRVRLAITALGEYEYLAYQSGNVYTVEVKKPEKVVDEETIKEGDKFSGERLSLNFQDIEVRAVLDLIADITRLNMVASDSVKGNVTLRLNNVPWDQALDIVLKSKGLDMRRNGNVILVAPAQEIATREKAELEARKQIEKLEPLRSELIQVNYAKATDMATLIKSQKDSILSDRGSASVDQRTNTIIAIDTADRLEEMRKLVAKLDVPVRQVLIDSRIVIANNTFARDLGVRWGATAINPHRIRSSTSATIADADNAIINQDVVQPNLNVALPASPAAGAPGRIAFAVLGQKALIDLELSALQTEGRGEIISNPRVITSDQQKATIKQGREIAYAEASSSGAAAVSFKEAVLSLDVTPQITPDDNIFLDLQVNQDDLSGEIFAGVPAITTKEVSTKVLVANGDTIVLGGVYVERNVDSITRVPFFGDIPFLGVFFRNTNTQDSKEELLIFVTPKIVKENLKAK, translated from the coding sequence ATGGTTTTAAATTCTAGTCAGTCGAAATTAATCGCCGCATTGGCAATTTTTTTGTTCGGCTTCAGTAACTTAGCCTTGGCTGCCAACTCTCAGTTGACCAATATTTCGTTTCGCTCCATCACTGGCGATAAGGTCCAAGTCAAAATCTCATTCTCAGGTCAAGCCGTTGAACCGGGCAGCTTCACCATTAACAACCCAGCTCGAATCGCTTTGGACTTTCCTAATACATCCAGCGGCTTAGGCTGGAAAAACAAGAATATTGGCATTGGTTTCGCCAAAAGTATTACCGCAGTACAAGCCGGTAACCGCACCCGGGTCATCCTCAACCTGGTGCAGCTGGTTCCTTTTGAAACCAGTATTGACGGTCGCAACGTTATTATTACCCTGGCAGGCAGCCGAGCCGCTTCCAGCATTCCCAACGCAGCCAAATCCCAAGCATCCACGGTCGTTCCCGGAGATGATGCGGTTTTCTTGATTAAAAATATCGATTTTCGCCGCGGCTCCAAAGGCGAGGGCCGGGTTGTCGTTACCTTATCCGACTCCAATATTCCAGCCAGCACCGGGGAAACAGGCCGACAAATTTTTGTGGATTTCGGTAATGCTACCGTTGCCCAAGAACTGCAACAACGCCTGGATGTCACCGATTTCGCCACGCCTGTCGCGTTTATAGACACTACGCGTTCCGGTAACCGGGTACGTCTGGCCATTACGGCGCTGGGAGAGTATGAATACCTGGCTTACCAATCCGGCAACGTCTACACCGTAGAAGTGAAAAAACCGGAGAAAGTCGTTGATGAAGAAACCATCAAAGAAGGCGACAAATTCTCCGGAGAGCGCCTCTCTCTGAACTTTCAGGACATCGAAGTACGTGCCGTATTGGATCTGATCGCAGATATTACCCGCCTGAACATGGTTGCCAGTGATTCGGTAAAAGGCAACGTAACCCTACGACTGAACAATGTACCCTGGGATCAGGCCCTGGACATTGTTCTGAAGTCCAAAGGCCTGGATATGCGTCGTAACGGTAATGTTATTTTAGTGGCCCCGGCCCAAGAAATTGCCACACGAGAAAAAGCCGAACTGGAAGCGCGTAAACAAATCGAAAAACTGGAACCACTGCGCAGTGAGTTGATTCAGGTTAACTACGCTAAAGCCACTGACATGGCAACTTTGATCAAATCGCAAAAAGACTCCATATTGTCAGACCGCGGCAGCGCCTCTGTAGACCAGCGTACCAACACGATTATCGCCATAGATACTGCTGACCGATTAGAGGAAATGCGTAAGCTGGTAGCCAAACTGGATGTACCGGTGCGACAGGTTCTGATCGATTCGCGTATCGTCATCGCCAACAACACCTTTGCTCGTGACCTGGGGGTTCGTTGGGGAGCCACTGCGATCAACCCACACCGAATCCGATCGTCTACATCGGCGACCATTGCCGATGCGGACAACGCCATCATTAATCAAGACGTGGTACAACCCAATCTCAACGTCGCCCTACCGGCCTCACCCGCCGCCGGCGCACCAGGACGAATTGCCTTTGCCGTACTGGGCCAGAAAGCGTTGATCGATTTGGAATTGTCCGCGCTACAAACTGAGGGTCGCGGTGAAATTATTTCCAATCCGCGAGTTATTACGTCGGACCAGCAAAAAGCGACCATCAAACAGGGTCGGGAAATCGCCTATGCGGAAGCCTCTTCCAGCGGTGCCGCAGCCGTATCCTTTAAAGAGGCCGTTCTGTCTTTGGATGTCACGCCGCAAATTACACCGGATGACAATATTTTTCTGGATCTGCAAGTTAACCAGGATGACCTGAGTGGTGAAATCTTTGCCGGTGTCCCTGCGATCACCACCAAGGAAGTATCTACCAAAGTTTTGGTTGCCAATGGTGATACCATTGTTCTAGGCGGGGTATATGTGGAAAGAAATGTAGACTCCATAACACGAGTCCCCTTCTTCGGTGATATCCCCTTCCTGGGAGTGTTTTTCCGCAACACCAATACGCAGGACAGCAAAGAAGAGTTGCTGATTTTTGTCACCCCGAAAATCGTCAAAGAAAACCTGAAAGCCAAATAA